One region of Kytococcus sedentarius DSM 20547 genomic DNA includes:
- a CDS encoding glucose-1-phosphate adenylyltransferase family protein, translating to MTRIATPDAPHVLAIVQAGGRGSRMDVLTRERAKPALPYAGSYRLVDLAISAAAGSGIGDVWVTVQYMASTLDDHLQHGRPWDLDRVRGGYRRMVPETGRTGVPAFSESNTEDLLAIRDDIEEQAPDLVITLSADQVLVCDLAAVVAGHVDAGAECTILSLSTTAEAAQHKAVLEVDGQTVTGIAEKPEDPGSEPTISAEVAVFDWPALREVLDAVRAERSTCGSEGAGQGEDGAQEVSDEGPGDLPEEVLPRLIERGRTRHHPIDGYWRDMGRPDSYLQGHRDLLHSPEQVFGTGHLVVRGSHRDLPPAVVTATGEVSGSMLSPGCRVAGTVERSVLSPGVVVEKGAHVVDSVVFEDVHVAAGARIASSIIDAEVQVGAGASVGQQGPAELSDEDVTLIGRQAVVLPGAELPAGSRLDPGGRAGEPR from the coding sequence ATGACGCGCATCGCCACCCCCGACGCCCCGCACGTGCTCGCCATCGTCCAGGCCGGGGGCCGGGGTTCCCGCATGGACGTGCTGACCCGGGAGCGTGCGAAGCCGGCGCTGCCCTACGCGGGCTCCTACCGGCTGGTGGACCTGGCGATCTCCGCGGCGGCCGGCTCCGGCATCGGGGACGTGTGGGTGACGGTCCAGTACATGGCCTCCACGTTGGACGACCACCTCCAGCACGGACGGCCGTGGGACCTGGACCGGGTCCGCGGCGGGTACCGCCGCATGGTGCCCGAGACCGGGCGCACCGGGGTGCCGGCCTTCTCGGAGTCCAACACCGAGGACCTGCTGGCCATCCGGGACGACATCGAGGAGCAGGCACCGGACCTGGTGATCACCCTCAGCGCCGACCAGGTGCTGGTGTGCGACCTCGCGGCGGTCGTCGCCGGCCACGTCGACGCCGGCGCCGAGTGCACCATCCTGTCCCTGTCGACCACCGCCGAGGCAGCACAGCACAAGGCGGTGCTCGAGGTGGACGGGCAGACAGTCACCGGCATCGCTGAGAAGCCCGAGGACCCGGGCTCCGAGCCCACCATCTCCGCCGAGGTGGCCGTCTTCGACTGGCCGGCTCTGCGCGAGGTGCTCGATGCGGTGCGCGCCGAGCGCTCCACCTGCGGCAGCGAGGGCGCCGGCCAGGGCGAGGACGGCGCGCAGGAGGTCTCCGACGAGGGCCCCGGCGACCTGCCCGAGGAGGTGCTGCCCCGCCTCATCGAGCGCGGCCGGACCCGCCACCACCCGATTGACGGCTACTGGCGCGACATGGGCCGTCCCGACTCCTACCTGCAGGGCCACCGCGACCTGTTGCACTCCCCCGAACAGGTCTTTGGCACCGGCCACCTGGTGGTGCGCGGGAGCCACCGCGACCTGCCGCCCGCGGTGGTCACCGCCACCGGCGAGGTCTCGGGCTCCATGCTCTCGCCCGGGTGCCGAGTGGCCGGCACCGTGGAGCGCAGCGTCCTGAGCCCTGGGGTGGTCGTGGAGAAGGGTGCGCACGTTGTGGACAGCGTGGTCTTCGAGGACGTGCACGTGGCCGCCGGCGCCCGCATCGCAAGCTCGATCATCGATGCCGAGGTGCAGGTGGGCGCGGGAGCCAGCGTGGGTCAGCAGGGGCCGGCCGAGCTCAGCGACGAGGACGTCACCCTCATCGGGCGCCAAGCGGTGGTGCTGCCGGGAGCCGAGCTGCCCGCGGGGTCCCGCCTCGACCCGGGCGGCCGCGCCGGCGAGCCCCGCTGA